The genomic segment TAATAACTAATCCAGATATTCTGAAGACAAAATTTGTTAACTCCTGTTTGACCGATGTAGCATCGTGGCGCAAAATCAAAGTATAATTTTTATCAGGTTGAAGAGATGTCCAAGCTACATCATAACGAGAGTCTGGATGGTCAAATAATTTAGTCTGTTGATTTTTCAAGACATCAGCAAAAGTTAGTTCTGGGGGTTCGCCGAAACTACCTATCAATTGACCATTGGCTTGATAGAGTGAACCACCTAAAATAACAGAGTTTATCTGTAATTTTTCCAAAATGTTTAAAACTTCTTGGTCAGGAGATTTATGGGGAAAAAATTGAGACAATACTAAAACTTTTTCCGTAGAAATTGTGGTTAGATAAGTAAGCATTTCTCTTTGACGTCGTATTAAAGAAGGTATTAAAATAATTGTTTCAATAACAATGACGCTAGTGAATAACCAAAAAGAGATTTTGCGGGATAAACGACTTTTAGCAAGATGAGCAATTTTGTTTAACATAAAAAACTCAGCGATTAACAATGAGGATATTGCGATTGCGATCGCCGATTCTTTCGTAGATAAATTTATCAACTCCTTGAATGGCTAAATAAATGCCTAAACCTCCTAGATTTCGCAGTTCCAAACATTTATCTAGACTATCTGGTATTCCCTGTACAGTAGGATCAAAGGGAATTGCTGTATCTTCAACAGCAACGGTTAAAGTTTTTTCATTGAGTTCCCACGAGAGATATAAATCCCCTTTTTTGCCTGCGTCTTGATAGCCATAAATAACAATATTGGTCACAATTTCATCAACGGCTAAACGCAATTTGTAAGCAGCCTTTTTATCTAAATTGGCAGCACGAGATACACCCACAATATATTGATATATATTATCTAAAGAGTCTAATTCACCAGAGATGGTCAAACTATTCATAAAGACCTTTTGAAAGGGAGGGAGGGGATTTCCGGGTAAAGGGGAAAGGAAGGTTGAAGGTTTAACCTAACACCTCACACTTAATTAAATTGAATCTTGCAAAATTACACTATGATGAAAACCCGTTTTCTTAAGGGTATCGGTAATCATTTCTGAAGCGCCGATGATATAAATATCAACTTGTGAACCCATTTTTTGTTTAGCAAAGATGATTACTCTTAACCCAGCGCTAGACATATAGGTTAATTTTTCCATGTGTAAATAAAGTTTTTGAATGTTGACATCAGAAACTTGTTCGATCACTTCTTGAAACTCAGAAAAAGTATTGCTAGTTAGTTCACCGCTTAAATAAATTGCTGCAATTTCATTATCGATATTAACAGTGACTTGAAAATTCATAGTTAGATTCATGTTATTTACCTACTAAAATGACTACTACCGCGATCGCACTACTCGAGAAAATCGACCAAAGTTGTACCTCGTCTGAGTTTAAAATCTTGATAGCGATGCGTGGGCTAAGAGCCTGAAATTGTTTAATCTGGATATCCATGGTCAGAAATCTGCTTCAGCAGAGGGTACAAGAGTCACTTTGACTTTGAGTCGTTTTTTCAGATCGGGTAAAGTCACCGTAAGCTTTTGGGGGTCATAGTTGGAATAAACTTCTCCCTCTATTTCACAACCACCGATGATGATACTTCCATGTGGGAGAATATCGGGGGACACTCTTAAAGTACGGTCACTGTTTCCTAAAGGTTTGAAATAAAAGTCCATGGGCTGTCGATAAATGAGTAAATTGGTGTAGACTGCCGCTAAATAACATAATTCTGTGGAGTGATAGCCACTCATGGAGTGAGATCCTTTTCCTCTTTCGTTACCACCGGAGAGAAAAGGGACGCCATTGGCTAAAACATTAAAATACACTCCACCTTCTTCCACATCTAAAAACCAAGCATTGTAGAAAGCTGCTGATTCTCTCGCTAAACGGTGATAATCGGGATTTTTGGTTAAACCTGCTAGAAGATAATAGGCTAAAATTGCTTGTTCTTGTTGCCACCAAGCTTTGCGATCGTGCCAAACAAAACGATGAAAATCTTCTCCAGGACGGCACAATCTCTCTAGTACATCATACCATCCGCCCCTAGAGCGATCGCTTCCTACTCCTGGCATAATATCCCCTATCTGACAAGCTAACTCCAAATATTCTGCTTTAGGTTTGATACTATACATCCGCATCAAATTCCAAGCTATCTTGAGATTATGACCCACAACCCCTCGATTTTGCTGCCATCCCCAGGTGGTATCTGGTGACCAATTAGCATGAAATTTTTCTTGGACTAAAGGACTATTTTCGTAGTCAGGAAAATATTTAACAACAGTGTCAAATACATCCTCTAGCATCTGCAAATACTCTGTTTCTCCTGTTGCTAACCAGAGGTTAATCAGATAAGCTGGTGCGTGATCGCCGATAGAGTTCCAATTTTTACGCGATTGGTTACCTTTTAAAGTCTCACTATGAGGATCTAAAGTGATTGGATCGATATGAGAGAAATATCCCCCGTAGGGACTTTGATCTTTAAAAAATTGATTGAAAAGCTTAACTGTGAGTTGACTATCTCTCAGGATTAAAGGATCGCCAGTAATCCGAAAAGTTTGTACTAGTCCCGCTAGGGCGTAAATTTGTTCATAAGCTGGAATTGCATGGTAGTCATCGCCAAACTCTGAAGCAAAGATTTTTTGTTCTCGTTTTCCCTGAACGTTGATACCGTGATACCAGTAAACTATCTCCTCATCAGCATCATAAAATCTCATGTGTTCCCGCAGATATTCGGTACCTTTTTCCGCAGCTTCTAAAAAAGGTTCCTCTCCCGTCAATAGATAAGCTGTCGCAAAACCATAAACTAAGCGAGAAATGGTATCGGTTTCCTGACTAAAATTGGTTAAAGATCGAATACCAGATAAACTCAGATAGGTTCGATAATTGCGATAGTTTATTTCTTCTGTACCGAATTGTGCAGTTAAGTAAAAATCAGCCAAACAACGAACTTGATTAATCCACCAGTTGGGTTTTTCAAAGACGTATTCATCGGATTGATAACCCAAAAAGACTAGGGATTTAATATCAAAGTCAATAAAGGGCGGATAAGATATTCCGTAAGCGTATAAAAAACGACCTGGAGTTAGTAGCGATCGCATTTTGTCGGTCACATCACAGTAACTCTCATCCAAGTTCTGCAACATTTTACCGTAACTTATCGGACTGAGAAAACAATTCCATTCTTTCCCTGCTGCTGTTTTTAAACCAAAGCAATCTTTTTGAGGATCAAAGTAAGTTATATAACCTGAAAGCAAGTCAGAATTAGGACTATTCATGTTATTTTTTTTCAATCTCTTGCATAAAAACCTTTAAAAAGTCTTCAAGCACTCCTGGATGTCTCCCAGAAATTAAATTACCATCTACGTAGGTAGCTGACGTTTCACCACCTTCGTACATAACAACTCCTCCAGCATTTTCCACATCGGCAATAATATTATGAGCGCAGGTAACTTTTTTGCCAATTATTAATTCTGGGGTCGCACAAAATAACCATAAACTGTGACAAATTGTGCCTATTTTTAGCTGCTCTACATTCACGGCTTTTCGTAAAAATTCAACTCCTGGCGATTGATTCGGTGTGTCAGCTTGAGGACTAACCTGATATCTTAAGCGATCCATCGCATAACCACCAATCAAAATAATTCCCCGGTAATCTTCAGGTTTAACCTCGAGAAAATCCACATCTACAGTAATTTTTTCTTCATGATCATTGCCATTAAAAACCAGTTTGTCTTGTCCCCAAAGATTAGAAATATATTCTACCTCGTATCCTACTTCAGGAAAGAACTCATTAAAGCGTCGATATTCTGTCTCATCAAAGTGTTCTTCGATTAAGATGCCAATTTTACCTTTTGTTTGTGTATTCATAGTTACAGCTTAATCAAGTTTACCAATTCTTCGGGCGCATAAACATCACGATAAAAAGTCAATTGTTCCGTTTTTAAATAGACTCCACCGCGATGACCACGACGTAAAAATGTCACGTTACCTTTGGCTATAGTTTCATTAGTTTCATCATCCTCACATTTCCATTCAAAATAAACTACCTCATGATGAAACATCACAATTGGCCAACACATTGTTACGTTTGGTTGAGCAATTAAAGCCCACCAATGTTTTTCTCGTTCTTGCTGTTCTGTTAAGCCTTGGTAGTGACTATCTTGACATAAATAAACGAGCTCTTCTCGATATTCTCCAGTTAAAATATCTCCTCTACCTTGTCGCAAAGCTTCACAATGAGTGGGCCACCATTCTCGATTTTCTTGTTCAATTTGATTGGCAGAATAATTACTGTCAATTAAGGGGAATACCTCATTTTTTTTACTAATTAATTCTTCGGCTAAATTAATTAGTTTTGCTTGCATTTCTTGATAAACTAGCCCAGGTTTGGAATAGTTAGCGGATAGATTTTGATAGTAGTTGGTCCGTTTTTTCATGATTATTGACAAAATTATTTTGAGCTGTTTCAAACAATACTTTAGCTTTACGCAACACTTGATTAAACTCTAATTGTTCCCCATTGGGACCTTTACAATAAACTAATGTCCAACCTTCGAAATCGCCAAAAGATGGGTCAAATAGTTTACAAGAATTAGCCTCAACAGGAGTTTGAGTTCTTTCGGATTCTGAGTAGACTCGCATAATGCGATTACAGCGAACTTGATCCATTCCTCTCTGGTGACATTCTGCTTCTAAATTCCGAACGAATTGGTCAACATCCACATCATCTTTAAGATAAAAAGAGATGTGCATAGAATTAATAAAAGCAGGACTAGAATGAGAGTTTTTAGCGGGAAAAGCAACAGCACCATTGGGAGAAGCATTGCAATCTCTATATTGCAAAATCTCCAAAACTACATTTTCAAATTGAATGAAATATAGGTCTAACTTTTCCTCGCCATCTCGGAGATTAGGAATACCGATACTTTTAGGATCTATGCCTTTTTCAATCGCTTCAATTTCCTCCTTTTGTAAAAGTGTGTTGTGCATAATTTCGCCGTCTAAACCGATTTCGGGAATAATTATTTTACCCCCCAAGACTTCGGTGTAAAATTCCAAGGCTTTTCCCATATCTTCTACGGTTAAACCGACATGATGAATGCCCCTTAATTGCTGACTTAAGGGAGAAAAAGTAGAAGTCATAAGCTATCAATAAACTTGATTAATCCTTTCTATCTTATTTACGTAGCTCAACTCGATTTGGATTCATTAAATAAAAAAACTTTGTGTCCTTTGTGTCTTTGTGGTTTTTGATCGTTCTTAATATCACTTTGGCATTTGATATTAAAAAATTCCCCCCTTATTAAGAGGGGAGGAAGAACCGAGAGAGTCATCTCTGGTATTAGTTTTTCTTCTTAACTAAAGCCCCTAGACCAAAAATTAGAGCTGTACCCAATAGAGTAGTAGGTTCAGGAATTGGCTGTACTTCAACATCGCCAATAAGTTCAAAAGAACCGATAACATCTTCACCATTAGCATCGATCGCTGAGGTAATTTCTATAATTCTCAGATCCTCAAGACCATCATTTGCTAGTAAAGTACCTACTCTATAGCTAGTAGTAAATAAATCCACCACTGTATCAGGTGCT from the Gloeocapsa sp. PCC 73106 genome contains:
- a CDS encoding ATP-binding protein, giving the protein MNSLTISGELDSLDNIYQYIVGVSRAANLDKKAAYKLRLAVDEIVTNIVIYGYQDAGKKGDLYLSWELNEKTLTVAVEDTAIPFDPTVQGIPDSLDKCLELRNLGGLGIYLAIQGVDKFIYERIGDRNRNILIVNR
- a CDS encoding STAS domain-containing protein, coding for MNLTMNFQVTVNIDNEIAAIYLSGELTSNTFSEFQEVIEQVSDVNIQKLYLHMEKLTYMSSAGLRVIIFAKQKMGSQVDIYIIGASEMITDTLKKTGFHHSVILQDSI
- a CDS encoding AGE family epimerase/isomerase translates to MNSPNSDLLSGYITYFDPQKDCFGLKTAAGKEWNCFLSPISYGKMLQNLDESYCDVTDKMRSLLTPGRFLYAYGISYPPFIDFDIKSLVFLGYQSDEYVFEKPNWWINQVRCLADFYLTAQFGTEEINYRNYRTYLSLSGIRSLTNFSQETDTISRLVYGFATAYLLTGEEPFLEAAEKGTEYLREHMRFYDADEEIVYWYHGINVQGKREQKIFASEFGDDYHAIPAYEQIYALAGLVQTFRITGDPLILRDSQLTVKLFNQFFKDQSPYGGYFSHIDPITLDPHSETLKGNQSRKNWNSIGDHAPAYLINLWLATGETEYLQMLEDVFDTVVKYFPDYENSPLVQEKFHANWSPDTTWGWQQNRGVVGHNLKIAWNLMRMYSIKPKAEYLELACQIGDIMPGVGSDRSRGGWYDVLERLCRPGEDFHRFVWHDRKAWWQQEQAILAYYLLAGLTKNPDYHRLARESAAFYNAWFLDVEEGGVYFNVLANGVPFLSGGNERGKGSHSMSGYHSTELCYLAAVYTNLLIYRQPMDFYFKPLGNSDRTLRVSPDILPHGSIIIGGCEIEGEVYSNYDPQKLTVTLPDLKKRLKVKVTLVPSAEADF
- a CDS encoding DJ-1/PfpI family protein, which produces MNTQTKGKIGILIEEHFDETEYRRFNEFFPEVGYEVEYISNLWGQDKLVFNGNDHEEKITVDVDFLEVKPEDYRGIILIGGYAMDRLRYQVSPQADTPNQSPGVEFLRKAVNVEQLKIGTICHSLWLFCATPELIIGKKVTCAHNIIADVENAGGVVMYEGGETSATYVDGNLISGRHPGVLEDFLKVFMQEIEKK
- a CDS encoding VOC family protein: MTSTFSPLSQQLRGIHHVGLTVEDMGKALEFYTEVLGGKIIIPEIGLDGEIMHNTLLQKEEIEAIEKGIDPKSIGIPNLRDGEEKLDLYFIQFENVVLEILQYRDCNASPNGAVAFPAKNSHSSPAFINSMHISFYLKDDVDVDQFVRNLEAECHQRGMDQVRCNRIMRVYSESERTQTPVEANSCKLFDPSFGDFEGWTLVYCKGPNGEQLEFNQVLRKAKVLFETAQNNFVNNHEKTDQLLSKSIR